From Primulina huaijiensis isolate GDHJ02 chromosome 15, ASM1229523v2, whole genome shotgun sequence, one genomic window encodes:
- the LOC140959681 gene encoding uncharacterized protein, producing the protein MEDQKFLSTHDGSVSKPRKIKTSAKDAALLQASGGSAKGQKASKRAMMNGVSPLFGQDRLMLDSNTAPCDGLKKQKGLKASKRGPENGLSPLFGEEKLISDSLPDLEYRALRRKYLLLEEENHGLQMELQEVEYDIKALEEQKLSLLDELVVLEGLIDPSELQPRGHGWL; encoded by the coding sequence ATGGAAGACCAGAAATTTCTGTCTACACATGATGGTTCGGTCAGCAAGCctagaaaaattaaaacttCTGCAAAAGATGCTGCATTGTTGCAAGCTTCTGGTGGTAGTGCAAAGGGGCAAAAGGCCTCGAAAAGAGCTATGATGAATGGTGTTTCACCATTGTTTGGACAAGACAGACTAATGTTGGATTCAAACACTGCACCTTGTGATGGTTTGAAAAAACAGAAGGGATTAAAGGCCTCCAAAAGAGGTCCAGAGAATGGCCTCTCACCCTTGTTTGGCGAAGAAAAACTGATATCAGATTCATTACCAGATTTAGAGTACAGAGCTTTGAGGCGTAAATATTTGCTTTTGGAGGAAGAAAACCATGGATTACAAATGGAGTTGCAAGAGGTTGAATACGATATTAAAGCCCTTGAAGAGCAGAAGCTATCTCTTCTCGATGAACTTGTTGTCTTGGAAGGCTTGATAGATCCTTCAGAGCTTCAACCTCGAGGCCACGGATGGCTTTGA
- the LOC140958254 gene encoding uncharacterized protein isoform X2 has product MEYEDRYRQVQRPKYDCLLFDLDDTLYPLSSGLATAVLKNIQDYMIEKLGVEESKIPDLCDLLYKNYGTTMAGLRAIGYDFDYDEYHGFVHGRLPYENLKPDSVLRSLLLSLPQRKVIFTNADKVHAIKALSRLGLEDCFEGIICFETLNPTHKNAASDDEDEIEFMGTNQYSGAFTNSPRKIFDIIGHCSQTNTVVSSGLPKTPVVCKPSESAIERALKIANIDPSRTVSLPFLYQIIEAYPFLVFNYAYTHYSFIFQLFFEDSIRNIQSGKRIGLDTMLVGKSQRVKGSDYALESIHNLREAIPELWEAEKLAEVNYSGVPLEASVIA; this is encoded by the exons ATGGAATATGAAGACCGGTATAGACAGGTTCAGAGGCCAAAATATGACTGCCTTCTGTTTG ATCTTGATGATACCCTTTATCCATTAAGTTCTGGTCTTGCTACTGCTGTTCTTAAGAACATTCAAG ATTATATGATTGAAAAGTTGGGTGTAGAAGAGAGCAAAATCCCTGATTTATGTGATCTACTTTACAAGAATTATGGTACAACAATGGCTGGTCTAAGG GCAATTGGCTATGATTTTGACTATGATGAATATCACGG TTTTGTCCATGGGAGATTACCTTATGAAAATCTTAAGCCCGACTCTGTACTGCGAAGCCTTCTTCTAAGCTTACCCCAACGGAAAGTT ATATTTACAAATGCTGATAAGGTCCATGCTATTAAAGCTCTAAGTAGACTTGGTTTGGAAGACTGTTTTGAAGGGATCATTTGCTTTGAAACTCTTAATCCTACACACAAAAATGCAGCGTCCGATGATGAGGACGAGATTGAATTTATGGGAACCAATCAATATTCTGGTGCTTTTACAAATAGCCCTCGAAAAATTTTCGACATTATTGGACATTGTTCTCAGACCAATACAGTAGTGTCATCAGGATTGCCCAAGACACCAGTTGTCTGTAAACCATCAGAATCTGCTATCGAAAGAGCTCTCAAAATCGCTAACATTGATCCCAGCAGAACTGTCAGTTTAccctttttatatcaaatcattGAAGCTTACCCTTTTCttgtatttaattatgcttaCACGCATTATTCTTTCATATTTCAGTTATTCTTCGAGGATAGTATTCGCAATATTCAATCCGGGAAACGAATAGGCCTCGACACCATGCTG GTTGGGAAATCCCAGAGAGTGAAGGGATCAGATTATGCATTAGAAAGTATTCATAATCTTCGGGAAGCGATACCAGAGCTGTGGGAAGCTGAAAAGCTTGCTGAAGTTAACTACTCCGGGGTACCACTGGAGGCTTCTGTTATTGCTTAG
- the LOC140958254 gene encoding suppressor of disruption of TFIIS-like isoform X1 → MEYEDRYRQVQRPKYDCLLFDLDDTLYPLSSGLATAVLKNIQDYMIEKLGVEESKIPDLCDLLYKNYGTTMAGLRAIGYDFDYDEYHGFVHGRLPYENLKPDSVLRSLLLSLPQRKVIFTNADKVHAIKALSRLGLEDCFEGIICFETLNPTHKNAASDDEDEIEFMGTNQYSGAFTNSPRKIFDIIGHCSQTNTVVSSGLPKTPVVCKPSESAIERALKIANIDPSRTLFFEDSIRNIQSGKRIGLDTMLVGKSQRVKGSDYALESIHNLREAIPELWEAEKLAEVNYSGVPLEASVIA, encoded by the exons ATGGAATATGAAGACCGGTATAGACAGGTTCAGAGGCCAAAATATGACTGCCTTCTGTTTG ATCTTGATGATACCCTTTATCCATTAAGTTCTGGTCTTGCTACTGCTGTTCTTAAGAACATTCAAG ATTATATGATTGAAAAGTTGGGTGTAGAAGAGAGCAAAATCCCTGATTTATGTGATCTACTTTACAAGAATTATGGTACAACAATGGCTGGTCTAAGG GCAATTGGCTATGATTTTGACTATGATGAATATCACGG TTTTGTCCATGGGAGATTACCTTATGAAAATCTTAAGCCCGACTCTGTACTGCGAAGCCTTCTTCTAAGCTTACCCCAACGGAAAGTT ATATTTACAAATGCTGATAAGGTCCATGCTATTAAAGCTCTAAGTAGACTTGGTTTGGAAGACTGTTTTGAAGGGATCATTTGCTTTGAAACTCTTAATCCTACACACAAAAATGCAGCGTCCGATGATGAGGACGAGATTGAATTTATGGGAACCAATCAATATTCTGGTGCTTTTACAAATAGCCCTCGAAAAATTTTCGACATTATTGGACATTGTTCTCAGACCAATACAGTAGTGTCATCAGGATTGCCCAAGACACCAGTTGTCTGTAAACCATCAGAATCTGCTATCGAAAGAGCTCTCAAAATCGCTAACATTGATCCCAGCAGAACT TTATTCTTCGAGGATAGTATTCGCAATATTCAATCCGGGAAACGAATAGGCCTCGACACCATGCTG GTTGGGAAATCCCAGAGAGTGAAGGGATCAGATTATGCATTAGAAAGTATTCATAATCTTCGGGAAGCGATACCAGAGCTGTGGGAAGCTGAAAAGCTTGCTGAAGTTAACTACTCCGGGGTACCACTGGAGGCTTCTGTTATTGCTTAG
- the LOC140958190 gene encoding probable protein S-acyltransferase 16, whose protein sequence is MARGFTFAFHVGLVMAVFTCVYFMTMLVFIDRWFGLDSSLGMLNAVVYTYLAVVFANSYRLAMFTDPGRVPASFVPHSENSQRAVKEIKRKGGDVRFCQKCSHYKPPRTHHCRICNRCVLRMDHHCVWINNCVGHANHKYLFVLVVYAEVACLYSLVLFFGCLTADHGEDADKLFFRIIYFISGLSLISLCLVLAVLLWWNIYLVTLNKTQIEYFEGVRSMCVKKGGPVYSNPYDIGAQKNMRSILGPTVLDWIRPTTKHIGTGLRFPTRYDDLLQPHTPK, encoded by the exons ATGGCCCGTGGGTTCACATTCGCGTTTCATGTAGGTTTGGTCATGGCTGTATTCACTTGCGTCTACTTCATGACGATGCTGGTGTTCATCGACAGGTGGTTCGGGCTGGATTCATCTCTCGGCATGTTGAATGCTGTCGTTTATACGTACTTGGCTGTTGTGTTCGCCAATTCTTACCGGCTCGCCATGTTCACTGACCCGGGTCGAGTCCCCGCATCGTTCGTGCCGCATTCTGAGAATTCTCAGAGAGCTGTTAAAGAGATAAAGCGAAAG GGTGGAGATGTGAGATTCTGTCAAAAGTGCTCTCATTATAAGCCTCCCCGGACCCATCATTGCCGGATATGCAACAGATGCGTTTTACGTATG GATCACCATTGCGTTTGGATAAATAATTGTGTGGGGCATGCAAATCATAAGTACCTATTCGTGCTCGTTGTGTATGCGGAGGTTGCATGTCTATACTCCCTG GTCTTGTTCTTCGGCTGTTTAACTGCAGATCATGGAGAAGATGCTGATAAACTATTTTTCAGGATAATATAC TTCATTTCGGGGTTATCGTTGATCTCTTTATGTTTGGTTCTGGCTGTTCTTCTTTGGTGGAACATCTATCTTGTAACCCTCAACAAGACTCAAATTGAG TATTTTGAAGGCGTGAGATCAATGTGCGTGAAAAAAGGAGGCCCCGTCTATTCAAATCCTTACGATATTGGTGCACAAAAGAATATGAGATCG ATTCTGGGACCAACTGTTCTTGACTGGATACGCCCAACGACCAAACATATCGGCACTGGCCTCCGTTTTCCAACAAGGTATGACGACCTCCTCCAACCGCACACTCCAAAATAG